The following are encoded together in the Flavihumibacter fluvii genome:
- a CDS encoding fumarylacetoacetate hydrolase family protein produces MKLVSYLREGHDQLGIYVDGYIYNMETLHPDLPGNMNMFLQYWEESFPVAQIGERMVKEGRIQKDKGFPIDQAYLFAPVPFPTSCRDGYAFRQHVAAARRNRNAPMIPEFDQYPIFYFSNHTSIQGPGDIICMPDHLDKLDFELEAAIVICKAGRNIRADEADEYIGGLMIMNDMSARRLQMEEMLLNLGPAKGKDFSTVIGPWLVTTDELQEFEIPPKEGHTGKSWNLRMTCSVNGNQVSDGNLGDMDWTFAEIIERCAYGVTLHPGDIIGSGTVGTGCFLELNGTGKLIDPNYTEQWLQDGDLVEMEITGLGKLSNTIVAESTNHSILALKKKS; encoded by the coding sequence ATGAAATTGGTTTCTTACCTGCGGGAGGGACATGATCAGTTGGGTATTTATGTTGATGGGTACATTTATAATATGGAAACGCTCCATCCCGACCTGCCGGGCAATATGAATATGTTCCTGCAATATTGGGAAGAATCTTTTCCGGTAGCCCAGATCGGCGAGAGAATGGTTAAGGAAGGCCGGATACAAAAGGATAAAGGTTTCCCAATTGATCAGGCTTATCTGTTTGCACCTGTGCCCTTCCCAACTTCCTGTCGCGATGGTTATGCTTTCCGCCAGCATGTGGCAGCCGCAAGGCGCAACCGGAATGCACCCATGATCCCGGAATTTGACCAATACCCCATATTTTATTTTTCCAACCATACAAGCATCCAGGGCCCGGGTGACATTATTTGCATGCCCGACCATTTGGATAAACTGGATTTTGAACTGGAAGCCGCAATTGTTATCTGCAAAGCCGGAAGGAATATCCGTGCTGATGAAGCTGATGAATACATCGGAGGCCTTATGATCATGAACGACATGAGTGCCCGCAGATTGCAGATGGAAGAAATGCTGCTTAACCTGGGGCCCGCAAAAGGCAAAGATTTTTCTACGGTCATTGGCCCCTGGCTGGTTACCACCGACGAATTGCAGGAATTTGAAATCCCTCCAAAAGAAGGACATACCGGCAAATCCTGGAACTTACGCATGACCTGTTCTGTGAACGGGAATCAGGTAAGTGATGGCAACCTGGGGGATATGGACTGGACCTTCGCGGAGATTATTGAACGATGCGCCTATGGCGTAACCTTGCATCCTGGGGATATAATCGGAAGCGGGACAGTAGGTACCGGTTGCTTTCTTGAATTGAATGGAACAGGAAAATTAATTGACCCAAATTATACCGAACAATGGCTGCAGGATGGCGACCTGGTTGAAATGGAGATTACCGGGCTAGGCAAATTATCGAATACAATTGTTGCAGAGTCCACCAATCACTCCATCCTGGCGTTGAAGAAAAAGTCCTGA
- a CDS encoding flavin reductase family protein: MLINFSEIPPAMSQQWLQHAVAPRPICFASTISKKGEINLSPFSFFNLFSIVPPVLVFSPSRRMRDNNTKHTLDNVLEVPEVVINIVDYDMVQQTSLASCEYPESVNEFIKAGFTAEPATLIKPPMVKESKVKMECRVLEVKPLGNVGGSGNLVICEVLRMHINDSILNEQGTMIDQHKLHHVARLGSHWYCKVDSNSLFEVEKPNTQLGIGIDMLPGNIRTSKILSGNDLGQLANVQEIPMVDPAYDDDRLRNIFQYFGVDPQEMEKELHLYAKELLARKKIMEAWQVLLSLQ, translated from the coding sequence ATGCTGATAAATTTCTCAGAAATACCACCCGCAATGAGCCAGCAGTGGCTGCAGCATGCAGTAGCCCCCAGGCCAATATGTTTTGCATCCACTATCAGTAAAAAGGGTGAGATCAACCTGAGCCCTTTCTCTTTTTTCAACCTGTTCTCTATCGTACCGCCGGTATTGGTCTTTTCGCCATCCCGCCGGATGCGCGATAATAACACAAAACATACACTGGATAATGTGCTCGAAGTACCGGAAGTGGTAATCAATATAGTAGATTATGATATGGTTCAGCAAACATCTTTAGCGAGCTGTGAATACCCTGAAAGCGTGAATGAATTCATAAAAGCCGGATTTACAGCTGAACCTGCCACCCTTATCAAGCCTCCAATGGTAAAAGAAAGTAAGGTGAAAATGGAGTGCCGCGTACTCGAAGTAAAACCACTGGGAAATGTTGGCGGTTCAGGAAACCTGGTGATATGCGAAGTACTGCGTATGCACATCAATGATAGTATTCTTAATGAACAGGGTACAATGATCGACCAGCACAAACTACATCATGTTGCAAGGCTGGGAAGTCACTGGTATTGTAAAGTTGATTCCAATAGTCTTTTTGAAGTAGAAAAACCCAATACACAATTGGGAATTGGCATTGATATGTTGCCTGGAAATATCAGGACAAGTAAAATCCTTAGTGGAAATGATTTGGGGCAATTGGCCAATGTGCAGGAAATACCCATGGTCGATCCGGCTTATGATGATGATCGCCTTCGGAATATTTTTCAGTATTTTGGAGTGGATCCACAGGAAATGGAAAAGGAATTACACTTATACGCCAAAGAACTATTGGCAAGAAAAAAAATCATGGAAGCCTGGCAGGTTCTCCTGTCCCTGCAATAA
- a CDS encoding glycosyltransferase family protein codes for MKIFYAVQATGNGHISRAIQLLPYLQRYGKVDIFLSGANSQLQSELPVRFRSKGLSLFYNNTGGLQYKKLATQLQPYRWWKEVRDLPVEKYDVVINDFECVTSLACAWKKVPSVNFGHQASFQSPFVPRPARKDFMGEFLLKSYAKASHYVGLHFDAYDDFIYTPVIKKEVLQANPRNLGHFTVYLSAFGDDFLLKHLHQVPSFRFELFSKSAKQVTRSGNVTLIPVNQQRFNESMINAYGLITGAGFETPAEVMHLGKRLLVIPIKGQYEQLCNAAALEGLGVTVLKEIDDQFPNRLLNWIALGKVVTKQYSNNIPEVLDYLMETYPKKGISLDLLYPEMMLG; via the coding sequence ATGAAGATATTTTATGCAGTACAGGCAACCGGCAATGGCCATATCAGCAGGGCAATACAATTACTGCCATACCTGCAAAGATATGGCAAGGTAGATATCTTCCTGAGTGGTGCCAATAGCCAGCTACAAAGTGAATTACCGGTAAGGTTCAGGAGTAAGGGACTAAGCCTTTTCTATAACAATACCGGCGGACTTCAATATAAAAAACTGGCTACACAATTACAGCCATACAGGTGGTGGAAAGAGGTCCGGGATTTACCTGTTGAAAAATATGACGTTGTCATTAATGATTTTGAGTGCGTTACCTCACTGGCCTGTGCCTGGAAAAAAGTGCCATCGGTTAATTTTGGCCACCAGGCCTCTTTTCAATCACCCTTTGTTCCCAGGCCTGCACGTAAAGATTTTATGGGGGAGTTCCTGCTCAAATCCTATGCAAAAGCCAGTCATTATGTAGGATTGCATTTTGATGCCTATGATGATTTCATTTATACCCCGGTGATCAAGAAGGAGGTGCTGCAGGCGAATCCCAGGAACCTTGGCCACTTTACAGTGTATTTATCAGCTTTTGGTGATGATTTCCTGCTGAAACATTTACACCAGGTTCCTTCTTTCCGGTTTGAGTTGTTTTCAAAATCCGCAAAGCAGGTGACCCGTAGCGGTAATGTGACATTGATCCCTGTGAACCAGCAACGATTTAATGAAAGTATGATCAATGCTTATGGCTTGATCACTGGTGCCGGATTTGAAACACCGGCCGAAGTAATGCACCTGGGTAAAAGATTATTGGTGATTCCAATCAAGGGGCAATATGAACAGTTGTGTAATGCGGCTGCATTGGAAGGTTTGGGTGTGACTGTACTAAAGGAAATAGATGACCAGTTTCCAAATCGATTGCTCAACTGGATTGCCTTAGGAAAAGTGGTGACGAAGCAGTATTCCAACAATATTCCTGAAGTATTGGATTACCTGATGGAAACCTACCCTAAAAAAGGAATTTCCCTTGACCTACTTTATCCTGAAATGATGTTGGGTTAA
- a CDS encoding UDP-2,3-diacylglucosamine diphosphatase, translated as MEKRPIDVAILSDLHLGTYGSKAKEVLNYLKSIAPQMLILNGDIIDAWQFSKHYFPATHMAVVKEILCMIGKGTRVIYITGNHDECMRRYCDLELGNFQLTDKLVMEINHKMTWIFHGDVFDNTTRGTAKFWSKLGSSGYGFLILLNRLINLMMKAFGRDRVSLSKLVMARVNKAVIRINDFELTAAEIAIEKKYDYVICGHIHQPQKRMVETEKGSVMYLNSGDWVEHMTSLEFYQNDWHIYTYDEKLFSNTKPESDHPILNVVTDEVNFYVNSLAV; from the coding sequence ATGGAAAAACGTCCGATTGATGTAGCCATATTATCTGATCTACACCTGGGCACCTACGGCTCGAAAGCCAAAGAAGTTCTCAACTACCTGAAAAGCATCGCGCCACAAATGCTGATCCTTAATGGCGACATTATTGATGCCTGGCAATTCAGTAAACACTATTTTCCGGCCACCCATATGGCCGTAGTGAAAGAGATCCTTTGCATGATTGGTAAAGGCACAAGGGTTATTTATATAACAGGTAACCATGATGAATGCATGCGCCGGTATTGTGATCTTGAACTGGGGAATTTCCAGCTAACAGATAAGCTGGTGATGGAGATCAATCATAAAATGACCTGGATTTTTCATGGTGATGTATTCGATAATACGACCAGGGGTACGGCAAAGTTCTGGTCTAAACTGGGTAGCAGCGGCTATGGCTTCCTGATATTACTGAACCGGCTGATCAATTTAATGATGAAGGCTTTTGGGCGTGACCGGGTTTCCCTGTCGAAATTGGTGATGGCCAGAGTGAATAAGGCAGTTATCCGCATTAATGATTTTGAACTCACTGCTGCAGAAATAGCCATCGAAAAGAAATATGACTATGTGATCTGCGGACATATTCATCAACCGCAAAAAAGAATGGTCGAAACCGAGAAGGGCAGTGTGATGTACCTCAATTCGGGTGATTGGGTGGAGCATATGACGTCACTGGAATTTTACCAGAACGATTGGCATATTTATACCTATGATGAAAAATTGTTTAGCAATACCAAACCAGAAAGTGATCATCCAATTTTAAATGTAGTTACCGATGAGGTGAATTTCTATGTGAATTCACTGGCGGTTTAA
- the lysS gene encoding lysine--tRNA ligase — protein sequence MHLSEQELIRREKLQQLVEMGIDPFPAPLFPVNTTAAYIKENYKGEENKADFAEVCLAGRIMSIRDMGKASFAVLQDSTGRIQIYVRRDDICPGEDKNGYDKVWKHLTDMGDIFGIKGFVFTTKTGETSVHVQELTLLTKALKPLPVVKEAEGQTFDAVTDPEFKYRQRYADLVINPEVRNTFIKRTKMVNTIREFLNDRGAIEVDTPVLQAIPGGAAARPFITHHNALDVPFYLRIANELYLKRCIVGGFDWVYEFSRNFRNEGMDRTHNPEFTVLEWYTAYKDYLWMMETTEALMEKIAISLNGHTEVTMGDKRINFKAPFRRISIYDAILENTGIDISEKDEAGLREVCKQLKIDVPPNIGKGKLVDEIFGATSEFKYIQPTFIIDYPVEMSPLTKKHRSKPGLVERFELMANGKEIANAYSELNDPIDQRERFEEQVKLMERGDDEAMFIDQDFLRALEYGMPPTAGIGIGIDRLCMLMTNQPSIQDVLLFPQMRPENFED from the coding sequence ATGCATTTATCTGAACAAGAGTTGATCCGGAGGGAAAAACTGCAACAATTGGTGGAAATGGGCATTGATCCCTTTCCTGCCCCCCTGTTTCCTGTGAATACAACAGCAGCTTACATTAAGGAAAACTATAAAGGAGAAGAAAACAAGGCCGATTTCGCTGAAGTTTGCCTGGCCGGTCGCATCATGAGCATCCGTGACATGGGAAAAGCAAGTTTTGCTGTACTCCAGGACTCTACAGGCCGCATCCAGATCTATGTGAGAAGGGATGATATTTGTCCGGGTGAGGATAAGAACGGCTACGATAAAGTATGGAAGCACCTGACTGATATGGGCGATATCTTTGGCATCAAAGGATTTGTTTTCACCACAAAAACCGGTGAAACTTCTGTTCATGTGCAGGAACTAACCCTGCTCACCAAAGCATTAAAACCGCTTCCGGTGGTAAAAGAAGCCGAAGGACAAACATTCGATGCGGTAACTGATCCCGAATTTAAATACCGGCAACGGTATGCAGACCTGGTGATCAATCCGGAAGTGCGCAACACTTTTATCAAGCGTACGAAAATGGTGAATACGATCCGCGAATTCCTGAATGACCGTGGTGCCATTGAAGTTGATACACCTGTATTACAAGCGATTCCCGGCGGTGCTGCTGCCCGCCCGTTCATCACGCACCATAATGCTTTGGATGTTCCTTTTTACCTGCGTATCGCCAATGAATTGTACCTCAAACGTTGTATAGTGGGCGGATTCGACTGGGTTTACGAATTCAGCAGGAACTTCAGGAATGAAGGTATGGACCGAACACATAATCCGGAATTCACTGTTCTGGAATGGTATACTGCTTATAAAGATTACCTCTGGATGATGGAAACAACGGAAGCCCTGATGGAAAAAATCGCCATTTCCCTAAACGGCCATACCGAAGTTACGATGGGGGATAAACGAATTAATTTTAAAGCACCTTTCAGGAGAATTTCAATTTACGATGCGATCCTGGAGAATACGGGTATAGATATCAGCGAAAAAGATGAAGCAGGTCTTCGTGAGGTCTGTAAACAATTAAAGATTGATGTGCCGCCAAATATCGGGAAAGGCAAACTGGTTGATGAAATCTTTGGCGCAACCAGCGAATTCAAATACATACAACCTACTTTCATTATCGATTACCCTGTGGAAATGAGTCCGCTTACGAAAAAACACCGCAGCAAGCCTGGACTGGTTGAGCGTTTCGAACTCATGGCGAATGGCAAGGAAATTGCAAACGCTTATTCAGAACTGAATGATCCGATTGACCAGCGTGAACGCTTTGAAGAGCAGGTTAAACTAATGGAACGTGGTGATGACGAAGCGATGTTCATTGACCAGGATTTTCTAAGGGCACTGGAATACGGCATGCCACCAACAGCAGGGATCGGAATTGGTATTGATCGCTTATGTATGCTCATGACGAACCAGCCGTCTATCCAGGATGTATTGTTATTCCCGCAAATGCGGCCGGAAAATTTTGAGGACTAG
- a CDS encoding SDR family oxidoreductase yields MLFENKNVLITGASRGIGKAIAIRLAAEGANIAIAAKTIEPHPKLDGTIYSAAEEIAKMGTGKVLPLQVDIRYEESIQQAVRTTVEAFGGIDILVNNASAISLTPTEQTDAKKWDLMHGINVRGTFLMCKACIPHLKNALNPHILNLSPPLNMDPRWFAPHLAYTMSKYGMSMVVFGLAEELKPHRIAANALWPKTTIATAAVENLLGGDFLIQRSRTPEIVAEAAFHILKRPSFENTGNFYIDEEVLASEGITDLGKYAVNPANKLMNDLFI; encoded by the coding sequence ATGTTATTTGAAAACAAGAATGTACTCATAACCGGTGCCAGCAGAGGGATTGGTAAGGCAATCGCTATTCGCCTGGCTGCTGAAGGTGCCAATATAGCCATTGCCGCAAAAACCATTGAACCTCATCCTAAGCTGGATGGCACCATTTATAGTGCCGCGGAGGAAATTGCAAAAATGGGCACTGGTAAGGTACTTCCCCTTCAGGTGGATATCCGTTATGAGGAAAGTATTCAGCAGGCAGTTAGAACTACTGTTGAAGCATTTGGGGGTATTGATATATTGGTAAATAATGCCAGTGCAATCAGCCTTACGCCTACTGAACAGACTGATGCAAAGAAATGGGACCTGATGCACGGGATCAATGTCCGGGGTACCTTCCTGATGTGCAAAGCCTGTATTCCGCATTTAAAGAATGCGCTCAACCCGCATATCCTTAATCTTTCCCCACCATTAAATATGGATCCGCGTTGGTTTGCCCCGCACCTGGCCTATACTATGAGTAAGTATGGAATGAGTATGGTTGTTTTCGGACTTGCGGAAGAATTGAAGCCGCACAGAATCGCAGCCAATGCATTATGGCCCAAAACAACCATTGCAACAGCAGCCGTAGAAAACCTGCTGGGTGGAGATTTCCTGATCCAGCGGAGTCGCACGCCTGAGATCGTGGCTGAGGCAGCATTTCATATCCTGAAAAGACCTTCATTTGAAAACACGGGTAATTTCTACATTGATGAAGAAGTCCTTGCTTCAGAAGGTATTACTGATCTTGGTAAGTATGCTGTGAACCCTGCCAATAAACTAATGAACGACTTGTTTATCTAG
- a CDS encoding amidohydrolase, whose protein sequence is MRTLFHNGEFLSFQDGFGKGVNAMVVENQVIRAIGRLDDLRPLVDANTVQVDLQGRTILPGLNDTHIHIWKVGNLLTYMLDLRGAISLEDMQERISDYDRRYPELDWIVARGFNEAGWANNRLPDKDDLDKIVPGKPVYVIRTCAHIAVANSAALRRCNINASTHVPEGGVMHTGRDGQPNGIFSETALGLVANFIPPYSRDQLKNMVKAAQQEMLRYGITAATDPAVDPLLMEAYQELNQDGELAFRLNAIPVLLPDGGAEPFPLPELFSSDFLRVNTVKFFSDGGLSGKTAALKRTYKESPEKGVLRLDPMTYRQLCLSALEKGLGLATHAIGDAAIEFVIGMYKEFQASFPKSIRRIEHLGLPEKQHLRDMAVYGISASMQTIFISELGKNFIRYLDAEYLSRCYPVRSVLDHGILTALSSDAPVVNNFNPFKGVYAAVSRKDDQGNYIAAEEAISIEEALQSYTIKAAAISGVNNFGTLQEGLLADFIEVDKNPISTQVDALPGLKVKNTWVNGRLAYSAEG, encoded by the coding sequence ATGAGAACACTTTTTCATAATGGTGAATTCCTGTCTTTCCAGGATGGGTTCGGAAAGGGCGTTAATGCCATGGTTGTTGAAAACCAGGTGATCAGGGCCATTGGCCGGTTAGATGATTTGCGGCCATTGGTTGATGCCAATACGGTCCAGGTCGATTTGCAGGGAAGGACCATCCTTCCCGGATTGAATGATACGCATATCCATATCTGGAAGGTGGGTAACCTGTTGACCTATATGCTGGACCTGCGCGGTGCAATAAGTCTGGAAGACATGCAGGAAAGGATTTCAGATTATGATCGCCGCTATCCTGAACTGGACTGGATCGTTGCGCGTGGCTTCAATGAAGCAGGCTGGGCCAACAATCGGTTGCCTGATAAGGATGACCTGGATAAAATTGTTCCGGGTAAACCGGTATATGTGATCAGGACCTGTGCGCATATTGCAGTTGCGAATTCTGCAGCATTGCGCCGGTGTAATATAAATGCATCGACCCATGTCCCTGAAGGAGGGGTGATGCATACAGGGCGTGATGGCCAGCCTAATGGTATTTTCTCTGAGACTGCATTGGGATTGGTGGCCAATTTTATTCCCCCTTATTCCAGGGACCAGTTGAAAAACATGGTCAAAGCCGCACAGCAGGAAATGCTAAGGTATGGCATAACGGCTGCCACAGACCCTGCTGTGGATCCGCTGCTCATGGAAGCCTACCAGGAACTGAACCAGGATGGTGAACTGGCTTTCCGTCTGAATGCCATCCCGGTTTTATTACCAGATGGTGGTGCAGAACCATTTCCTTTGCCGGAACTGTTTTCATCAGATTTCCTGCGGGTAAACACTGTAAAATTTTTTAGTGACGGTGGGTTAAGTGGTAAAACTGCCGCATTGAAAAGAACCTATAAAGAGAGTCCGGAGAAAGGAGTGTTGCGGTTAGATCCCATGACTTATAGGCAACTTTGTTTGTCGGCACTTGAGAAAGGCCTTGGACTTGCAACGCATGCCATAGGTGATGCGGCCATAGAATTTGTCATTGGCATGTATAAGGAATTCCAGGCATCTTTTCCAAAGAGTATTCGCCGGATTGAACACCTTGGCCTTCCTGAAAAGCAACACCTGAGAGATATGGCTGTTTATGGCATTTCGGCATCCATGCAAACCATTTTTATCAGTGAACTGGGGAAAAATTTTATCCGGTACCTCGATGCAGAGTACCTGAGCAGGTGTTACCCGGTGAGGTCGGTGCTGGATCATGGCATACTGACCGCTTTATCATCGGATGCGCCGGTCGTCAATAATTTCAATCCCTTTAAGGGGGTTTATGCGGCTGTGAGCAGGAAGGACGACCAGGGTAATTATATCGCAGCAGAAGAAGCGATAAGTATTGAAGAAGCCTTGCAGTCGTATACGATCAAAGCTGCAGCCATTAGTGGAGTTAATAATTTCGGCACACTGCAGGAAGGGTTGCTGGCTGATTTTATCGAAGTGGACAAAAATCCAATTTCAACACAGGTTGATGCATTACCGGGGCTTAAGGTGAAGAATACCTGGGTAAACGGCAGGCTAGCCTATTCAGCTGAGGGATAA
- a CDS encoding aspartate aminotransferase family protein: protein MKYIQLKTAIPGPKGQAMLDRRKNALPAGLAKSTEYVVERAEGALVWDVDGNQLIDFAGGIGMINVGHCNEAVVNAIREQAGKYIHTCSLVTTMEPYIELAELLNDSTPGSFPKKTLLANSGSEAVENAVNIAKYHTKRSGILCFEGAYHGRTLLTLSLTSKYALFKKGFGSYVSDIYRIPAPNMYRKLEGMSDGQYIEHCIQNLERALIAQVDPESLAAIIIEPVQGEGGFLSIPAPYLQKLRDICDQYGIVFIADEIQCGAGRTGKLFAIEHSGIIPDMVVSAKSIGAGMPISAVTGKAEIMDAPHLGGIGGTYGGSPLACVAAIEAIKILKSERFLQRSREVGAIIHDTMLSWKEKYAIIGDVRGVGAMQLVEFVKDRDTKAPDMEVAMEVIKDAIGKGLILIRAGLYSNCIRLLPPIVINNEQLKEGLAVLESAIAAAQQKRS, encoded by the coding sequence ATGAAATATATCCAATTAAAGACAGCGATACCCGGCCCAAAGGGGCAAGCCATGCTGGATAGAAGGAAAAATGCATTACCAGCCGGACTGGCAAAATCTACCGAGTATGTTGTGGAAAGAGCCGAAGGCGCACTGGTATGGGATGTTGATGGTAACCAGTTAATTGATTTTGCCGGAGGTATTGGCATGATCAATGTGGGCCATTGTAATGAGGCAGTAGTAAATGCGATCAGGGAACAGGCAGGTAAATATATTCATACCTGTTCATTGGTGACCACCATGGAACCTTATATTGAACTGGCGGAGTTACTGAATGATTCAACACCCGGATCATTTCCCAAAAAAACCTTACTGGCCAATTCCGGATCCGAAGCTGTTGAGAATGCCGTGAATATTGCCAAGTACCATACTAAGCGCAGCGGTATATTATGTTTTGAAGGAGCTTACCATGGCCGGACATTACTAACACTGAGTTTAACCAGTAAGTATGCCTTGTTTAAAAAAGGCTTCGGTTCATATGTATCGGATATCTACCGGATACCCGCACCTAACATGTACCGCAAGCTGGAAGGTATGAGCGACGGGCAATATATAGAACACTGTATCCAAAATCTTGAAAGGGCTTTAATTGCCCAGGTGGACCCTGAATCACTGGCTGCCATTATTATTGAACCGGTACAGGGCGAAGGGGGCTTCTTATCGATTCCTGCACCATACCTGCAAAAACTTCGCGATATCTGTGATCAGTATGGAATTGTTTTTATTGCCGACGAGATTCAATGCGGTGCGGGAAGAACCGGGAAGTTATTTGCCATAGAGCATAGTGGAATCATTCCCGATATGGTTGTAAGTGCCAAATCAATTGGGGCCGGCATGCCCATCAGTGCAGTTACCGGTAAAGCTGAAATTATGGATGCACCGCATTTGGGCGGTATCGGTGGAACCTATGGTGGCAGTCCGCTTGCCTGTGTTGCCGCCATCGAAGCCATCAAAATCCTGAAAAGTGAAAGATTCCTGCAAAGGTCCCGTGAAGTTGGTGCTATCATCCATGATACCATGCTTTCCTGGAAAGAGAAATATGCGATTATAGGCGATGTAAGAGGTGTGGGCGCGATGCAACTGGTGGAGTTTGTAAAAGACCGGGATACAAAGGCGCCAGATATGGAAGTTGCCATGGAAGTGATCAAAGACGCTATTGGCAAGGGACTAATCCTGATACGTGCCGGTTTATACAGTAACTGTATTCGGTTACTACCACCGATCGTTATCAACAATGAGCAACTAAAAGAAGGCCTTGCTGTTTTGGAATCAGCCATTGCAGCAGCCCAGCAAAAAAGATCATGA
- a CDS encoding GNAT family N-acetyltransferase yields MLTKKIDYHKDLGNGLVVQHMQPEDVQQLEALQRIVFPTLADDELIKAKHYLRHLELFPEGQLVVKDRDKVIAMTTTMRSKFDFSNYHHTFKETIAGGWLTNHDPEGDWLYGLDIGVHPDYRGLGLARILYRARHEIAKALGLKGQVTVGMMNGYGAVQGKMTGEQYYQKLIEGKIQDPTLSAQMKIGFEPIALIADYLNDPACGNYGVLIKIDINKTI; encoded by the coding sequence ATGCTAACCAAAAAAATTGATTATCACAAAGACCTTGGAAATGGACTGGTTGTGCAGCATATGCAACCAGAGGATGTTCAGCAACTGGAAGCTTTGCAGCGGATCGTTTTTCCAACCCTGGCCGATGATGAACTGATAAAGGCAAAACACTACCTCCGCCACCTTGAACTTTTTCCTGAAGGTCAGTTGGTTGTAAAGGATCGCGATAAGGTTATTGCAATGACAACTACCATGCGCAGCAAATTTGATTTTTCCAACTACCATCATACATTCAAGGAAACTATTGCCGGCGGCTGGCTTACCAACCATGATCCTGAAGGTGATTGGTTATATGGCCTGGATATCGGGGTGCATCCCGATTACCGAGGACTTGGACTGGCGCGGATTTTATATCGTGCCCGGCATGAGATTGCCAAAGCGCTGGGACTGAAAGGCCAGGTCACTGTAGGTATGATGAACGGATATGGCGCTGTCCAGGGCAAGATGACTGGTGAACAGTATTACCAGAAATTAATTGAAGGAAAAATTCAGGATCCCACGTTATCTGCCCAAATGAAAATAGGATTTGAACCAATTGCATTGATAGCTGATTACCTCAATGACCCTGCCTGTGGCAATTATGGCGTACTAATAAAAATTGACATCAATAAAACGATCTGA